The proteins below come from a single Methyloprofundus sedimenti genomic window:
- a CDS encoding PepSY domain-containing protein, with the protein MSKSIINSAFIIAIGASFSVYAADQGIEKCIAAIQKQKTGELVKLEKLNIEGKAVYEFELEDANGFEWEFMCDVNSGKIFETESEVSSANSLAFKSKMKVTEEDAKAIALKTYPGVIEEVEYEIEANGNATYEFDIVNTKGVETKVEVDAATGKIIETAIEEWEIGEEADEKR; encoded by the coding sequence ATGAGTAAATCAATTATTAATAGCGCATTTATTATTGCTATCGGGGCCTCTTTCAGCGTATATGCAGCCGATCAAGGCATAGAAAAATGTATTGCTGCAATCCAAAAACAAAAAACAGGAGAGTTAGTTAAATTAGAAAAACTCAATATTGAAGGTAAAGCTGTCTATGAATTTGAACTTGAAGATGCCAATGGCTTTGAGTGGGAATTTATGTGTGACGTGAATAGCGGCAAAATCTTTGAAACTGAATCAGAAGTTAGCTCGGCTAATAGCCTGGCTTTCAAAAGTAAAATGAAAGTGACTGAAGAGGATGCTAAAGCGATTGCTTTAAAAACGTATCCCGGTGTTATTGAAGAAGTTGAGTATGAAATTGAAGCCAATGGTAATGCTACATATGAGTTTGATATTGTTAATACTAAAGGCGTAGAAACAAAAGTAGAAGTGGATGCCGCGACAGGAAAAATTATCGAAACTGCCATTGAGGAATGGGAAATTGGAGAAGAAGCGGACGAAAAAAGGTAA
- a CDS encoding PQQ-dependent catabolism-associated beta-propeller protein, whose translation MKQILAAVLFLISSQVNSETLYVTLEKDNALAVVDPIAGKLLKTIAIGQRPRGIVLSKDQQQLYIATSDDDTIQIIDINTLKAVGTLPSGEDPETFAMNPSGDQLYVSNEDDSLVTVIDINNAKAIKTIPVGVEPEPVTVSPDEKWVVSASEATNMVHWINRKTLTVEDNTLVDPRPRGLSFSADSKRLWVTSEMGGTVTVLDVASRTKVKTINFEIPGVSADKIQPVGIIVDKENHWALVALGPANRVALINAQSLEVENYFLVGQRVWNLAFSPDQKRVYSTNGVSNDISIIDLNLMKVTKSIAVGRYPWGLVVK comes from the coding sequence ATGAAGCAGATTTTAGCGGCTGTCTTATTTTTAATCAGTAGCCAGGTTAATTCAGAAACACTCTATGTCACACTGGAAAAAGATAACGCTTTGGCTGTTGTCGATCCCATTGCAGGTAAACTACTAAAAACGATTGCCATTGGTCAACGTCCTCGCGGTATTGTATTAAGTAAAGATCAGCAGCAACTCTATATTGCCACCAGTGACGATGATACCATTCAAATTATTGATATTAATACCTTAAAAGCAGTGGGCACGTTGCCGTCAGGGGAAGACCCGGAAACCTTTGCAATGAACCCGTCGGGTGATCAGCTTTATGTCTCGAATGAAGATGATAGTCTCGTTACTGTGATTGATATTAATAATGCTAAAGCCATAAAAACCATACCCGTAGGTGTAGAACCAGAGCCGGTAACCGTCAGTCCTGATGAAAAATGGGTGGTCAGTGCTTCTGAAGCTACCAATATGGTACATTGGATAAACCGGAAAACATTAACCGTTGAAGATAATACACTGGTAGATCCACGCCCCAGAGGCTTAAGCTTTAGCGCAGATAGTAAACGACTGTGGGTGACTTCTGAGATGGGTGGAACCGTAACCGTGCTAGACGTAGCAAGTCGTACCAAAGTTAAAACCATTAATTTTGAAATCCCTGGCGTAAGCGCTGACAAAATCCAGCCAGTTGGTATTATTGTGGACAAGGAAAATCATTGGGCTTTGGTGGCATTAGGACCGGCTAATCGTGTCGCGTTAATTAATGCCCAATCATTAGAAGTGGAAAACTATTTTTTAGTAGGACAAAGAGTCTGGAATCTGGCTTTCTCACCTGACCAAAAGCGGGTATATAGTACCAACGGAGTGAGTAATGATATATCTATTATTGACCTGAATTTGATGAAGGTCACTAAATCCATAGCTGTAGGGCGCTATCCCTGGGGGCTAGTGGTTAAGTAA
- a CDS encoding OadG family protein, translating to MNEAMTQGVELMLTGMGIVFLFLVMLIAVVKLMAYCVATFIPEVDVTATRATPVQAVSSNAISPSVTAAITAAVHQHRAKHK from the coding sequence ATGAATGAAGCGATGACACAAGGGGTAGAGTTGATGCTCACGGGAATGGGTATTGTGTTTCTTTTCCTTGTGATGTTAATTGCTGTAGTAAAATTAATGGCTTACTGCGTCGCTACTTTTATTCCTGAGGTTGACGTAACAGCAACTAGAGCAACACCTGTTCAGGCGGTTTCTTCAAATGCTATTTCTCCCAGTGTGACAGCGGCAATAACTGCAGCAGTCCATCAACATAGAGCGAAGCATAAATAA
- a CDS encoding sodium ion-translocating decarboxylase subunit beta, which yields MENLRSLWHSTGIYNFEGPQVIMMLIGFLLLYLAIKKGFEPLLLVPIGFGAILSNIPVAGIAEPGGILYYLYGGIKTGVFPLLIFMGVGAMTDFGPMLANPKTLLLGAAAQFGIFTTLLGAIALNVIPGIEFSMADAAAIAIIGGADGPTAIYVASKLAPDLLGAIAVAAYSYMALVPLIQPPIMRALTTPEERSIEMQQLRFVSNTEKIIFPLMLISLCTLLLPSAAPLVGMLCLGNLMNVSGVVERLSKTSQNELINIVTIFLGLAVGSKMSADKFLQPTTLGILALGAVAFCIGTASGVLMAKLMNKFSQTPINPLIGAAGVSAVPMAARVANKVGLESNPHNFLLMHAMGPNVAGVIGSAVAAGVLLSLVK from the coding sequence ATGGAAAATCTCAGAAGCTTGTGGCATAGCACGGGAATATACAACTTTGAAGGGCCACAGGTCATTATGATGCTGATAGGCTTTTTGTTGCTTTATCTCGCGATAAAAAAAGGTTTTGAGCCGTTATTATTAGTACCCATAGGTTTTGGAGCGATTTTAAGTAATATTCCGGTGGCCGGTATTGCTGAGCCTGGCGGCATTTTATACTACCTTTATGGTGGCATTAAAACGGGTGTTTTTCCGTTATTGATTTTTATGGGTGTGGGAGCGATGACCGATTTTGGTCCCATGCTGGCCAATCCTAAAACTTTATTATTAGGTGCGGCTGCACAGTTTGGTATTTTTACCACATTGCTAGGAGCAATAGCCTTAAATGTGATTCCAGGTATTGAGTTTTCTATGGCTGATGCGGCAGCTATTGCTATTATTGGGGGCGCGGATGGGCCAACAGCAATTTACGTGGCATCAAAACTAGCACCTGATTTATTAGGTGCAATTGCGGTCGCGGCATATTCCTATATGGCTCTGGTACCTTTAATTCAGCCACCTATTATGCGCGCGTTAACGACACCAGAAGAACGTAGCATAGAAATGCAGCAACTGCGTTTTGTAAGTAATACAGAGAAGATTATCTTCCCGCTGATGCTTATTTCTCTATGTACATTGTTACTACCCTCGGCAGCGCCACTGGTAGGCATGCTTTGCCTGGGTAACTTAATGAATGTCAGTGGCGTGGTTGAGCGGTTAAGCAAAACTTCGCAAAATGAATTAATTAATATCGTTACTATTTTTCTGGGCCTTGCAGTGGGTTCAAAAATGAGTGCAGATAAATTTTTACAGCCGACTACTTTAGGTATTTTAGCGCTAGGTGCGGTTGCGTTTTGTATCGGCACAGCATCAGGTGTTTTGATGGCTAAATTAATGAATAAATTCAGTCAGACTCCGATTAATCCATTAATTGGCGCGGCTGGTGTCTCTGCAGTGCCGATGGCTGCTCGCGTGGCCAATAAAGTTGGACTGGAAAGCAACCCGCATAATTTCTTATTAATGCATGCGATGGGACCCAATGTGGCCGGCGTTATTGGTTCAGCTGTAGCAGCAGGGGTGTTGTTGAGTTTGGTGAAATAG
- a CDS encoding YncE family protein: MLLLTFALLCGFSSIVASNPYFYINQQQGESVSVFKRTDLTLKTTIPTLKGPAGIAISSHNPWLAITYPELGMISFIDNEKLIPLEHISVGGSPFGAVFASKLLFISDWSSNTVKIIHPGTGRMIKKITVGKSPAGIATNACESQVWVLNREDNSISVLDTHYFKVIKSIAVGKAPFALAMDDKFAYIANSQGNTLSIVDLADLTEIKRISVGRMPYGVAVDREHHKVYVSNQLENTVSVLDSRTQKIIRTLKTGAYPENIAVDEENQHLFVLNWFDGSLSVFNSQTDKEINRINVGDGSRAFGQFAGKSIACSTE; this comes from the coding sequence ATGTTGCTTTTAACTTTTGCCTTGTTGTGTGGTTTTTCTTCTATCGTAGCGAGTAATCCGTATTTCTATATTAATCAGCAGCAGGGTGAGAGTGTTAGCGTATTTAAACGCACTGATTTAACATTAAAAACCACGATTCCTACCCTCAAAGGTCCTGCTGGTATTGCTATTAGCTCGCATAATCCGTGGTTAGCAATTACCTATCCCGAGCTGGGCATGATCAGTTTTATTGACAATGAAAAGCTAATTCCTTTAGAGCACATAAGTGTCGGAGGTAGCCCTTTTGGCGCTGTTTTTGCTAGTAAACTGCTTTTTATTAGCGACTGGTCCAGCAATACCGTTAAGATCATTCATCCAGGTACAGGACGTATGATAAAAAAAATAACAGTTGGAAAGTCGCCAGCAGGAATTGCTACAAATGCCTGCGAATCACAAGTATGGGTGTTGAATAGAGAGGATAATAGCATCTCGGTATTAGATACTCACTACTTTAAAGTGATTAAAAGCATAGCGGTCGGAAAGGCACCTTTTGCACTTGCAATGGATGATAAATTTGCCTATATCGCAAATTCGCAAGGCAACACCCTGAGTATTGTTGATTTAGCGGATTTAACCGAAATAAAACGTATCAGCGTAGGACGCATGCCATATGGTGTTGCAGTAGATCGGGAACATCACAAAGTTTATGTGAGCAATCAACTGGAAAATACGGTGAGTGTACTTGATTCTAGAACTCAAAAAATTATCCGCACCTTAAAAACGGGAGCGTATCCTGAAAATATCGCTGTGGATGAGGAAAATCAGCATTTATTTGTGCTGAATTGGTTTGATGGAAGTTTAAGCGTATTTAACAGCCAAACTGATAAAGAAATAAATCGAATCAACGTAGGTGATGGAAGTCGGGCTTTTGGTCAGTTTGCGGGAAAATCTATCGCCTGTTCAACTGAGTAG
- a CDS encoding SRPBCC family protein codes for MKLSTLFIIPFLVISMAANAHGPTPKKADKSIIINASINKVWAVIKNFDDISNWHPDVISSVGDGKNESGSERRITMESGVLEEGLDYFSDADHEYNYRLKTENTDVFPVSSYTTGIQLIAEDDNNTKVKWKSRYYRGDTGNTPPKRLNDEAAVKAMNSFIENGLQGLKETLEK; via the coding sequence ATGAAATTAAGCACACTATTTATAATTCCCTTTTTAGTTATTTCAATGGCAGCTAACGCTCACGGACCAACGCCTAAAAAAGCCGATAAAAGTATTATTATTAACGCTTCTATAAACAAGGTCTGGGCAGTGATAAAAAACTTTGATGATATTTCAAATTGGCATCCTGATGTTATATCCAGCGTAGGAGATGGTAAAAACGAATCTGGCAGCGAACGGCGTATAACGATGGAAAGTGGTGTATTAGAGGAAGGTCTGGATTATTTTAGCGATGCTGATCATGAATACAATTATCGTTTAAAGACTGAAAATACAGATGTCTTTCCAGTGAGCTCTTATACCACAGGAATTCAATTAATTGCTGAAGATGATAATAATACTAAAGTTAAATGGAAGAGTCGTTATTATCGAGGTGATACAGGCAACACGCCCCCCAAAAGACTCAATGATGAAGCAGCCGTTAAAGCAATGAACAGCTTTATTGAAAATGGATTACAAGGCCTGAAAGAGACACTAGAAAAATAA
- the oadA gene encoding sodium-extruding oxaloacetate decarboxylase subunit alpha: protein MTQSKKPVGITEVVLRDAHQSILATRLRIEDMLPICEKLDQIGYWSIESWGGATFDACIRYLGEDPWERLRLLKAAMPNTPQQMLFRGQNILGYRHYADDVVDKFVERCVINGIDVFRIFDAMNDMRNIEHAVKAVLNTDAHAQGTISYTLSPVHTTAKWVEQGRQIEDMGAHSICIKDMAGLLTPYAAYDLVSQLKNAVDIPVHLHCHATTGLSVGTLIKAIEAGVDNVDTAISSLSMTYGHSPTESIVATMAGQERDTGLNLEKLEEIAAYFRTVRLKYAEHEGSLKGVDGRILLAQVPGGMLTNMESQLKHQGAADKFDEVLKEIPRVREDLGFLPLVTPTSQIVGTQAVLNVMTGERYKSISKETAGVLKGEYGKTPAPVNAELQALVLKDGGEVISCRPADLIAPEMDALVAEVQNKAKQEGVTLASNVEEDALINGLFVQIGWKFIANRGNPEAFEPAPDSAAFAAAKVPKTDVESYTVNVNGESFDVAVGPGGVGLAISTAAPPQPVNAVAAPTKPPLASGAVVASPLAGNILKINVIIGAVVAESDVVVIMEAMKMETEVRTRVAGTVSAINVKEGDSVTVGDTLISL, encoded by the coding sequence ATGACACAATCAAAAAAGCCGGTAGGCATAACTGAAGTCGTCTTACGAGACGCGCATCAATCGATTCTGGCAACACGTTTACGTATTGAAGATATGTTGCCTATTTGTGAAAAATTAGATCAGATAGGCTATTGGTCTATTGAATCCTGGGGTGGTGCAACCTTTGATGCGTGTATCCGTTATCTGGGAGAAGACCCGTGGGAAAGGTTACGTTTATTAAAAGCCGCAATGCCTAATACGCCACAGCAAATGTTGTTTCGCGGACAAAATATTTTAGGCTACAGGCATTATGCCGATGATGTAGTCGATAAATTTGTTGAGCGCTGCGTGATTAATGGTATAGATGTATTCCGTATTTTTGATGCGATGAATGATATGCGCAATATCGAACATGCGGTTAAAGCGGTTTTAAATACAGATGCACATGCACAAGGTACTATTTCATATACACTGAGTCCTGTTCATACTACTGCAAAATGGGTTGAGCAAGGCAGACAAATTGAAGACATGGGGGCTCACTCTATCTGTATTAAGGATATGGCGGGTTTATTAACACCTTACGCTGCTTATGATCTTGTCTCACAGCTAAAAAATGCTGTTGATATTCCCGTGCATCTACATTGCCATGCAACAACAGGTTTAAGTGTTGGCACTTTAATTAAAGCGATTGAAGCAGGTGTCGATAACGTAGATACAGCGATTTCTTCCCTAAGTATGACCTATGGCCATAGCCCCACTGAGTCTATTGTTGCCACTATGGCAGGTCAAGAACGTGATACCGGTCTGAATTTAGAAAAACTGGAAGAAATTGCCGCATATTTTAGAACAGTACGACTTAAATATGCAGAGCACGAAGGTAGCTTAAAAGGAGTTGATGGACGAATTCTATTGGCACAAGTGCCCGGAGGTATGTTGACTAATATGGAAAGTCAGCTAAAACATCAGGGCGCAGCAGATAAGTTTGATGAAGTGCTAAAAGAAATTCCACGTGTACGTGAAGATTTAGGTTTTTTACCTCTTGTGACTCCCACTTCACAGATTGTCGGTACCCAGGCGGTACTGAATGTAATGACTGGTGAGCGCTATAAATCAATTAGTAAAGAAACCGCAGGCGTATTAAAAGGTGAATACGGTAAAACTCCAGCACCTGTTAATGCTGAATTACAGGCCCTGGTTTTAAAAGACGGAGGCGAAGTTATTTCCTGTCGCCCTGCTGATTTAATCGCGCCAGAAATGGATGCTTTAGTTGCAGAAGTTCAGAATAAGGCAAAGCAGGAGGGCGTGACTTTAGCCAGTAATGTTGAAGAAGATGCCTTGATTAATGGTTTATTTGTCCAGATCGGCTGGAAGTTTATTGCTAATCGCGGTAATCCTGAAGCTTTTGAACCTGCACCAGACTCGGCAGCTTTTGCTGCAGCAAAAGTGCCAAAAACAGACGTGGAAAGTTATACTGTCAACGTTAATGGTGAGAGTTTTGATGTTGCCGTTGGTCCTGGTGGGGTGGGATTAGCTATTTCCACTGCAGCGCCCCCCCAGCCAGTTAATGCAGTAGCGGCACCCACAAAGCCACCGTTAGCAAGTGGCGCTGTTGTAGCGTCTCCATTAGCGGGTAATATTCTGAAAATTAATGTTATTATCGGTGCGGTGGTCGCTGAAAGTGATGTCGTCGTGATTATGGAGGCAATGAAAATGGAAACGGAAGTTCGCACTAGAGTTGCTGGTACAGTAAGCGCAATTAATGTTAAAGAAGGTGACTCGGTTACTGTTGGAGATACTTTGATTTCTTTATAG
- a CDS encoding response regulator transcription factor encodes MNSKIKVLLVDDHAVVRAGFKLLLATSPNIEVIAEAECGEQAIQLYQSCQPDIIVLDLSMPGIGGLETIKRLVQRDEKVNILVFSIHDEQVYVNRALNAGAKGYITKNSAPEILSDAIEGIQNGQRYVEHGLLNKITDEVSEHDFQAIAQTFSAREFDVFRLLAKGLTAHKIADELCLGYKTVANYVTQIKKKLQVSSIAELAHIAILLGIIKH; translated from the coding sequence ATGAACAGTAAAATTAAAGTTTTGTTAGTCGATGATCACGCTGTTGTAAGAGCGGGGTTTAAGTTGCTGCTAGCGACTTCACCCAATATAGAAGTGATCGCTGAAGCAGAGTGTGGAGAGCAAGCCATTCAGCTTTATCAGTCCTGTCAGCCGGACATTATTGTGCTTGATTTATCTATGCCAGGTATCGGAGGCCTGGAAACTATCAAACGTCTTGTGCAACGTGATGAAAAGGTAAATATTTTGGTATTTAGTATACATGATGAACAGGTCTATGTTAACCGAGCTTTGAATGCAGGTGCAAAAGGATATATTACAAAAAACAGTGCGCCTGAAATTTTGTCAGACGCCATAGAAGGTATTCAGAATGGGCAGCGTTACGTTGAGCATGGGCTTCTCAATAAAATTACTGATGAAGTCTCTGAACATGATTTTCAAGCCATCGCACAAACATTTTCGGCACGAGAGTTTGATGTCTTCCGATTATTGGCTAAGGGCTTAACAGCGCATAAAATAGCCGATGAATTGTGTTTAGGCTATAAAACGGTAGCAAACTACGTCACTCAGATTAAGAAAAAACTACAAGTATCTAGCATTGCCGAATTAGCACATATTGCAATATTGCTGGGGATAATAAAGCATTAA
- a CDS encoding LuxR C-terminal-related transcriptional regulator, with protein sequence MHIILISSAIKKSPSAKLFQRLNDITLHEITKLEDILNYKHTSGLIFFDAALGMEEITRQIQLYQQKKAIKWLVINATDIQQSLLYLQLGASGILTQPGEKKVQDCLQSISHGQLYLEPDFIQILALRQIKKTLLPFKQLTAREYDVFCMLAEDYSIQAIAEQLSITTKTAFNCQAQLRKKLEIKNQQSIFKLAKKHGLIN encoded by the coding sequence ATGCATATTATACTCATTTCCTCAGCCATCAAAAAGTCACCTAGTGCTAAACTGTTTCAACGTTTAAATGATATTACCCTACATGAAATAACGAAGCTGGAAGATATTCTTAACTATAAACATACATCTGGGCTTATTTTTTTTGATGCCGCATTAGGTATGGAGGAAATTACTCGACAAATCCAGTTATATCAGCAGAAAAAAGCCATAAAATGGCTTGTGATTAATGCTACTGATATTCAGCAGTCACTACTATATCTACAGTTGGGTGCATCAGGAATTCTAACGCAACCCGGTGAGAAAAAAGTACAAGACTGTTTACAATCTATTTCCCATGGTCAGCTTTATTTAGAACCTGATTTCATTCAAATTTTAGCCTTACGACAAATAAAGAAAACATTATTACCTTTTAAACAATTAACAGCCAGAGAATATGATGTATTTTGCATGCTTGCTGAAGACTATTCCATTCAAGCAATTGCAGAGCAATTGTCAATAACCACTAAAACGGCTTTTAATTGTCAAGCGCAGTTAAGAAAAAAATTAGAAATAAAGAACCAACAAAGCATTTTTAAACTTGCAAAAAAACATGGACTAATCAACTAA
- a CDS encoding (Fe-S)-binding protein, protein MISTIVTAALFMIALGTVLAIILAIANKKLFVYEDPRIEEVDDMLPQAQCGACGTPGCRPFAEAVVAGTKNPSACTVNSPEGNAEIAAYLGVGMGDHEKVVARLACAGGTHVAYTRAKYEGLKSCQAASVVSGGGKGCSWGCLGLGDCADVCDFDAIYMDEHGLPIVIEDKCTACNDCVVVCPKDLFTLMPVSQKLYVACKSLDEGDTAQQECEVACTACEKCVVDAPKGLIEIKNNLAVINYEKYQDFDVDRTPIERCPTGAIVWLDSKLGSTHASKGKEGMKPHRTGSLPIG, encoded by the coding sequence ATGATTTCAACCATTGTCACTGCCGCTCTATTTATGATTGCTCTCGGCACTGTACTTGCAATCATTCTGGCGATTGCCAATAAGAAACTATTTGTATACGAAGACCCGCGTATTGAAGAAGTAGACGACATGCTTCCTCAAGCACAATGCGGCGCCTGTGGCACACCTGGATGCCGTCCTTTTGCCGAGGCCGTCGTAGCAGGCACTAAAAACCCGTCAGCATGCACCGTCAACTCACCGGAAGGCAATGCAGAAATTGCAGCTTACCTGGGAGTTGGTATGGGCGACCATGAAAAAGTAGTTGCGCGCCTGGCTTGTGCAGGCGGAACTCATGTTGCTTACACACGCGCAAAATATGAGGGCTTAAAATCCTGCCAGGCTGCTTCCGTCGTTTCTGGTGGCGGCAAAGGCTGTAGCTGGGGCTGTCTGGGTCTGGGAGATTGCGCTGATGTCTGTGACTTTGACGCAATCTATATGGATGAGCATGGCTTACCCATAGTTATTGAAGACAAGTGCACCGCCTGCAATGATTGTGTCGTGGTCTGTCCCAAAGATTTATTTACCCTGATGCCAGTCAGCCAGAAGCTTTATGTTGCCTGTAAAAGTTTAGATGAAGGCGACACCGCGCAACAAGAATGTGAAGTAGCATGTACCGCGTGTGAAAAATGTGTTGTTGATGCGCCAAAAGGCTTAATAGAAATAAAAAATAATCTAGCCGTTATTAATTATGAAAAATATCAGGATTTTGATGTTGACCGCACACCTATTGAGCGCTGCCCAACGGGCGCTATCGTCTGGCTAGATAGTAAACTGGGCTCCACCCACGCAAGTAAGGGCAAAGAAGGTATGAAACCACATCGTACAGGTTCCTTACCGATAGGGTAA
- a CDS encoding sensor histidine kinase, with amino-acid sequence MSLRYQISVRILLISLCILFLGGSIGIWQARQSVSNEVDSSISLALQLIKIGIGSNKTHQTDWMFRLSRLKQTRHLNIQLKTSSGEIVNISDHPQLHELDKTPPDWFINLVLGEYPKIEYPIETLNNIPLKLIIQANPMDEISEVWQESIAFFTSLFALVFLTFLSVQLVFNKTIKSIHSIIEHLKGIETGDYQKKLADFSTQEYDDIAKAINHMTDVLGNTEKQNRALTQHSLEIQEEERQRLSQELHDEFGQSLTAIKVMAVTAAHEKTDTQKITTSMIEICDHLMTVVRSMMKQLHPLILTELGLKATLDDLLHHWEVRNTPTMFTLHYDDAVDQIDRTIVIQIFRVIQESLTNIIRHAQATQVNISLQIKPDSDKLILLITDDGLGCDLDQLSSGFGLLGMKERIKLLGGDFKIQSQVNKGLQIKAEIPLL; translated from the coding sequence ATGAGTTTACGTTACCAAATTAGTGTCAGAATTTTATTGATTTCGCTGTGTATTCTTTTCCTGGGAGGCTCTATTGGTATTTGGCAAGCGCGACAATCGGTAAGTAACGAGGTTGACTCTTCCATTAGCCTGGCATTGCAGTTAATTAAAATTGGGATAGGGTCGAATAAAACCCATCAAACTGACTGGATGTTTCGTTTGAGTCGCCTGAAACAGACACGGCACTTAAATATTCAACTGAAAACATCGTCAGGGGAGATTGTGAATATTTCTGATCACCCTCAATTGCATGAATTAGATAAAACACCGCCTGACTGGTTTATCAATTTAGTGCTCGGTGAATACCCTAAAATAGAATATCCGATTGAAACGCTTAACAACATACCTTTGAAGCTGATTATTCAAGCCAACCCGATGGATGAAATTTCAGAAGTCTGGCAAGAAAGTATTGCGTTTTTTACCTCTCTATTCGCTCTGGTATTTTTGACATTCCTTTCAGTTCAATTAGTGTTTAATAAAACCATAAAATCCATCCATTCAATCATTGAACATCTTAAAGGTATTGAAACAGGAGACTACCAGAAGAAATTAGCTGATTTTTCTACCCAAGAATATGATGACATAGCCAAAGCAATTAATCATATGACAGATGTGCTGGGTAATACAGAAAAACAAAACAGAGCTTTGACTCAGCATTCTTTGGAAATTCAGGAAGAAGAAAGGCAGCGCTTATCTCAAGAATTACATGATGAGTTTGGTCAATCATTGACGGCGATCAAAGTGATGGCAGTAACTGCGGCACATGAAAAAACAGATACGCAGAAAATAACCACATCCATGATTGAAATTTGCGACCATTTAATGACTGTTGTACGCTCAATGATGAAACAGTTACATCCTTTAATATTGACAGAGTTAGGCTTGAAAGCCACGCTGGATGATTTACTTCACCATTGGGAAGTCAGAAATACACCGACTATGTTTACTTTGCATTATGATGATGCAGTCGACCAGATAGACCGAACCATCGTGATACAAATATTTCGAGTGATTCAAGAAAGTCTGACTAATATTATCCGCCATGCACAGGCCACTCAGGTCAATATCAGTCTTCAAATCAAACCTGATTCTGATAAACTTATTTTATTAATTACTGATGATGGTCTAGGCTGTGATCTCGACCAACTCTCATCCGGGTTTGGTCTATTAGGTATGAAAGAAAGAATCAAGCTATTAGGCGGTGATTTTAAAATACAGTCTCAAGTAAACAAAGGACTGCAAATTAAGGCAGAAATTCCTCTATTATGA
- the ahr gene encoding NADPH-dependent aldehyde reductase Ahr: MTEIQAWASHGPKQKLERFAFNPGALDPEGVEIAVEYCGLCHSDLSIINNDWGISQYPVVPGHEAIGRVIAIGNQVKGVHVGQYVGIGWNSGSCMHCHQCMGGNNNLCSTLQPTIVGHHGGFSQRLRAHWAWVIPLPDSLDIASAGPLLCGGVTVFSPLLTFDVKPTDHVGIVGIGGLGHMGLKFAKAWGCEVSAFTSHESKTAEAISFGAHHVISSQDTTAMLQASNTLDMLIVTVNVALDWASLLKTLKPNGRLHVVGAVLDPMPISAFDLISGQKSISGSPTGSSVDLTTMLKFAARHDIRPQVEHFPMSRVNDALEHLASGKARYRIVLDTDFS; encoded by the coding sequence ATGACAGAAATCCAGGCCTGGGCCAGTCACGGCCCCAAACAAAAACTAGAACGCTTCGCCTTTAACCCCGGGGCACTGGATCCAGAAGGCGTTGAAATTGCGGTTGAATATTGTGGTCTGTGTCATTCTGATCTATCCATCATCAACAATGACTGGGGTATATCGCAATACCCCGTAGTACCGGGGCATGAAGCTATCGGCCGGGTTATTGCAATTGGCAATCAGGTTAAAGGCGTACATGTTGGTCAGTACGTGGGTATCGGCTGGAATTCCGGCAGTTGCATGCATTGTCATCAGTGCATGGGTGGCAATAATAATCTCTGCTCAACATTACAACCTACAATAGTAGGTCATCACGGTGGTTTTTCCCAAAGACTCAGAGCGCATTGGGCCTGGGTTATTCCACTACCTGATAGTCTGGATATTGCCAGCGCAGGACCCTTACTGTGCGGAGGCGTAACGGTATTTTCACCACTCCTCACTTTTGACGTTAAGCCTACTGATCACGTGGGTATTGTGGGCATTGGCGGACTGGGTCATATGGGGCTTAAGTTTGCTAAAGCCTGGGGCTGTGAAGTGAGCGCGTTTACCTCGCATGAATCAAAAACGGCAGAAGCGATAAGTTTTGGCGCGCACCATGTTATTTCCAGCCAGGATACGACAGCTATGCTTCAGGCCAGCAATACGCTGGATATGCTGATTGTAACGGTGAATGTTGCGCTGGACTGGGCCAGTCTTCTGAAAACTTTAAAACCCAATGGTCGATTACATGTAGTAGGAGCCGTCCTGGATCCTATGCCAATTTCGGCCTTTGATTTAATCTCTGGCCAGAAAAGCATTTCTGGCTCGCCTACCGGAAGCTCCGTAGACCTGACAACTATGCTAAAATTTGCTGCTCGTCATGATATCCGCCCACAAGTCGAACATTTTCCCATGAGTCGTGTAAATGATGCGCTAGAGCATTTAGCATCAGGCAAAGCACGCTACCGGATTGTACTGGATACAGATTTTTCTTGA